Proteins from a single region of Deinococcus sp. Leaf326:
- a CDS encoding serine hydrolase, with translation MRAYAIGPVNRVMPLASAYKTAVLWATLRDIEAGRLTLNTPLATTEANRSIEFYSKGANTVRHLLQAAIKESENMAADILHRTVGTERIASLVAERSPCTQTLVTTKAL, from the coding sequence GTGCGGGCCTACGCCATCGGTCCGGTCAACCGGGTGATGCCGCTCGCCAGCGCCTACAAAACGGCAGTGCTCTGGGCCACACTGCGCGACATCGAGGCTGGTCGGTTGACACTGAACACGCCACTGGCGACGACCGAAGCCAACCGTTCCATCGAGTTTTACAGCAAGGGCGCCAACACCGTGCGGCATCTTTTACAGGCTGCCATCAAAGAGAGCGAGAACATGGCTGCGGACATCCTGCACCGGACCGTCGGGACGGAACGCATCGCCTCCCTGGTGGCAGAACGCAGCCCCTGCACCCAGACCCTGGTAACAACCAAAGCCCTATGA